In Mugil cephalus isolate CIBA_MC_2020 chromosome 7, CIBA_Mcephalus_1.1, whole genome shotgun sequence, the sequence GTCTCTGGTAAAGTCTGGGAACTGGGGCTCTCCTCGTTGACCCTAGCAACTGAGAGATGGCTGCTGTTAGCGCTTTGAGTTTGGACCTGCTCAGAGACCGTCTGCACTGCAGAAGCATCAGGAGTAGctaggagaaaagaaaggaaacagaagagaagagaggacagGAGAAGATTTAGCAAGCGTTAAACACGGCAGAAGTGCAGCACGTTTCATGAGGCGAAAAGAAGAGTGagtgaaaaattaaataaataaagttgccCGGCCTAGAAAATATGTTACGTAAACAGACAACTGTCCTCTAAGCTTCGGGATCACAACAGTGAAGAGTTTTGCGAGAGCTCAACGCACCTCTAGTCACATCTCTGTGGGGTGACTTTATGCAGAGCGATTGCTGATGCGGGGAAACCGTTTCAAAACATTTGTCTGCAATTTTCTCACTTGCGGCTTGTGAAGGTGGAATCATTTACAGAAACAGCGAAACCAGCCGATCAATATGAGAAAGATTCAACAGTTGACATTAGACCAGGAGACACAGACTGTCTGTCAAGACATCGGAGGGAGCTACTTACATCCGGGGATCTCGGTCAGCTCGTTCAGCGGTGGCACTGTCTCTAAAGTGTTGGCGTATTTCTTGGCAGCCTGTCTTTGTGCGTGTCGTGCCTCTATTTCCTTTTTGGTTCTCGGGATTCGGCATTTGAATATACAACACAGAGTGATAACTGGAGGAGACAGGGACAAGACAGAGACATGGTGAAGGTTTGGAATAGGACAATCCTGGACTTCAAGATTCTCTCCATTATATTTCACTGTGGGTTTCATATGTAGCCATATCGTTCTCTTTCCTCGCCTTACATACACCCTCCTTTAACTGCCACTTCTAATAACGCTTTTCTTTCCCGTGGTAATGCCAGTATGTCTCAGCCCAGCCTCGGCGTTCAGCCGCATTTCTCTTCCTTCCTGAGGAGCGGTTTATAGATGCTAGCCGTCCTCCGAGAAACACGCTCTACACAGCTCCCCTTTGGCAGGACTTTGGCTTATCATAGTCTCATGTTGTTTATACAGCAAATCCTGTATCTGTCTCTGAGTGAACGCCAATTCTGCCAGCGTGCTTCACCTTTGGTCTGCCTCATTGTGGTTTTGATACAGCTGATCCAATACCAACAAAGTATTTCTGTTTCCCATGCACTTCCCCTTTAGAAACCTGCAGTTTAATCGTGCCAAGTCATCCCCACCAACATAGCACTGCGTTCAGACAATACtgtcttatatttttatataccaaccaggcataacattataactaccttcacaatattgtgtaggtctgagTGCCTCCGAAATAGTTCTGatacatcagagaatggacacgggcctgtTGTtagatgttgttagtgttgttagtggggtggctttgggtcctatgggtcctctgtggatcaggcttgttccagtgcatcgcACAGAtgcttgatgagtttgggatctagttaatctggaggccagatcaacgccctgtgctgtttttcatgtttattttgagttgttccttaagcgtttgtgtgtgtctgtgtcaggctgcatcctgctggggatggctgctgctgccatcaaggagtgtcattgctatggggtgggggtgtctggtctcgtctaggtgggtggtacacgtctaagtaacatccacatgaacaccacatttcccaacagaacatatTTATCACATAACAGttatttactgtcagtggttttaatgttatggttgattggtgtatattatACAGCCTTACATTTTCTCATACTACTTCAAATATTCTAAGATTGccttatatattttatcttttaacaaggaaaaaaagcatttcactacatattatatattatattatgttttaattgATACTTAGAAAGCCCCTCTGGCTCAGGATAATAGTTTCACTTTCACTACCACAATGTTCTATTGGACAGCCATATATTGTGTGTAGCACATAAACACTGGCGGGGAAATAAAATTCAAGTAAATCTGACCTTTTGGACAAAGGGGGTAACCTAGATTTGACTGCAGATGCAAGAAATTGTGCAGCGCCTTCAAATAGTTCTTCCACTCACATGCCAGTCCTCACGCTGTCTCATTAGTTCCAGGTGTGCAGGAaactgtgacatattttgaatGTGCTCTTTTCACACTGCTCTGGATAATCTGCAGACATCACGCTGCACAGTATTTGTAGGGAGAAGTTTCTTACAAAGAAATCATCCCAccgaaaaaaaaacctgtcatCTTATCCAGGGTAAAGGAAACTGTGTatgtggaggagctgctgctgctgctgttgaaccttgttttctttctaatgCAACTGTGCTCTAATATGATACATGATACTGGTTCACATTACACCTCATCCTTTGGGTCAGTTCAAGTTTAAGAGGACTGGGAGGTGACACATGCTTAGCGTTGTCAATGTGGGTATAATGTGTTAGCATAGCTTCATGGGTGTTTCCTGCGCAGTTAAGATCTAGACACATTAGCTTAATTTTTAACTAACACTGTCAATCCTCTCTAAAATATTAAAGCTACAGGAACAAAGGAAAAGTCTCTCTACAAAAGTAGTCCCCATCTTCTCCGGCATAACATCAGTATCATCCATCACGCTGTGCTTAGTAATCACATTGCGGACACACAGTTGCAGACATGTTTAGCCTGCGGTTATTTCCCCCAGACTACTATCTATTTCAAGAAGTGTTTGCGAAGgtgtcagcaaaaaaaaagaggttctGTACTAACCAACcgccaaaacaaacactgaaaagatGCCGATGACCTGCCATAGCCGCAGCCCCCAGAAAACAACGGTCTCTGAAGTGACGGGGTCTGGCTTCTTCGGGGGTTCTGTGGGTAAGAGCTGtgggagaagagaaaacagaaaacatcttcTTTTAGATGCCGTTGCAAAAGCAGCAAAAACCTCAAGGTGAGAATAAGATCTTAGAGGAGCTCAGGCTTCACGTCGCTTAGGAGCTATTATTATCAACCCGGCTTCGTTTTTTGGTGTGGTATTGTCAGTAATTGTCACTTTCAGGTGTGAAAGTTTTCCGTCACTTCTGACTTCAACAGAGAATGAATTAAAGATAATGCAATTATTGCTGATGTTAAAAAAGGAGCTTCTGAAGATCCTCGGAAGGGAAGGAACTCCTTAATcgactgtggtgtctggcaacaggatgttgttcgTACGGTGCCTCCGTCCAGTACGTCTTACAGCTGCTTggacagtttgggatctagggaatttggaggccaggttccTAAactagttttgtgtgtgtgtctgtgtcaggctgcatcctgttggtgatgactgctgccatcaaggagtgtctgATTGGTTCTGATTGGGGGTGTCTGGTCGACGGACTAGATGGGTGGTATATGTGTAGGTAACTCCatatgaacaccaggtccaaatgttttcaGCAGAGCATAGAATTTTCTTAAAGATGGTCAAAgtgatttacttctcctgtcagtggtcgtaatatTTACAGTCCACAACATTTAGAAGTACAAGTCAAAACCACGGCTGACTTAAAGAAAATTGTCCGGAGATTGGCTGAATCGACAAAAGATGAAACCCAGAGGTGGCCGTCAATAAATCAAACACTGGCAGCTCTTGGTTTTTGTGCCTGAGTCTACACCAGCTGGCCAATTTACAGACTTTTCCTGCATTTTCTGTAAACACTGGTCTTAAATGTCTTAGTTCTATGCAGTACAAAGTTCAGTTACTAGCACTAGAAACAAACACTTACGCAAACCGGGGACTGGAGGAACAATATGTAGGAATACGTAGGTATGTGTGTGAGCGCCTGTATGTTAGACCAAGGGGCTTTGGATTTGTACTACAGAACACGGCAGACCATGACTCCTCTGATAGAATCACAGAGAGGATTTTATCCCTGCCTACCTCGTATCGATCACTTGATTTGATGATACAAGGTTGTTGAAACTCTACACTTCAATCCATAAACTTACAAGCAATGGATCAGGAATATTACATTTGCTGCCTTTACTGAAAACACCATTACGTGGCGAAAAACATATAACAATTTGAAGAGATACTGATACCTAGTGTAAGATGagacttatttgttttttgtaaaaatggtaaaaaatcAGTTGAATAGCGTTGAATACGTTGAATATTATTCTGTAGGATTCCTGTGACGGGAACCAGATGAATAAATCATAACATTCACACCTAAGAGCTCTTCCTTTACCCAGAATGTGCATGTTATATgcccttcctccttctttgccGACGCAAGGGCAAAATAAGTAGttgttttttgctgtttgtcGGACCAGATAGACGTCAACGGGCCAAACCGCCAAATGTGACATGTTTTAAGCTGCTTCAGGGCCTCTGCACTATTTGTGCTCTGAGGAGGACACAAGAAGGGCTGTAAACTTGAACAAAGAAACTGCGcaaaagccaaaaaaacaaacaaaccaaaaacaaacactgtgtgcAACTCCCACAGGAGGATTATCTTAAATGAGGATATTTAGCAAGAGTGATTATGTAATGCTAAGACCTTTCCTCTGGAGGGGCATTTCATGTGGCAGGATTAGCGGCTGTAAGCCCCAGGTTTTCCTTCAGAGACCATACGAAACAAACTCAGAAGACCTCAGGCAACCTCATGTTGATGATCACATGCCAACATTTagaagatatttttgtttagCTGGATGTACATGAAACTTTGTTGCTTTATTCGCGTAAAGGAGATTAGTGTAACTTAATGGAAGATTAgtagattagatagatagatagatagatagatagatagatagatagatagatagatagatagatagatagatagatagaaaggaATGACCCATATGAACCGATTTGTGCAAATGCCAGCCATGCCCACTGAATTTAGAATCGCCCAAGTTTtcaaatttgcatttgtttgtgttactAATTAACCACCTGAGACTGCATCATGGATTCCGCCTTTTAAATGGCACTATACATGTGTGGTGGGCTTCACCTTTTCGCATTTCAAAAGCATCACAGGAGCAGCCAGTGGGAGGCTGCTTCTGGAagtttctacaaaaaaaaagatcaaagtTCGCTAGATAAGGAGGTCTCATGGTAAAACACTGCaagttttttgtaaaaaaaaaaaaataaaaatgaagaagaagaagaaaatatttcaatCTATGATATATTGTCTCCTCAAAGCTGTACAGCTGTACAGGGACATAATATatggcattaaaataaaatgatacatcACTCATAACCtcagttttttgtttgcctCTAATATGTCTGAATGAATTACAATTACAGATCGATTTTAATACTCATATAAATCTGGTTTATAACTGTGTTATTATGTTGTCCTCTGAAAAATATGACAGATTCCAGGATAAATACTCTCAACCCTACAGTccaaaagcacaacaaacagTCAGTCATTAGACAGTTAGATATTCATCCTCCCACTAGCCTGCACTCAAACATGTGTAGCACATGTAACCCCTCATCCGGTTTCAACATGTTCCCTCGCTCCTCTCGTCAACTGAGGCAAAGCAACATCTACGGCGCCCAGACAAAGAACATTAATTCACACTAGGTTACGTTTTGAAAGGCGAAAAACACCTGCGCCCATCACAGACAGCCCCCTCTCAGGACATTCCTGAGAGGAACCTGTGGAGGACGCGGTGATGTATCCGTCTCTTACCTCAGGATCCGGGACCTGGGAGGACACGGAGGACCAGCACTGAGACAGCAGCACTGTCCCCCAGCCCCGCAGCAGGAGCTGGGGTGGGCATACAGGCTGCTCCCCAACCAttctcttcccctctttccGCCTGCAGCCACCctgccccctctctccctcctcctctcgctctcctcttctttttcttgtctgcCCGCCCGCACTGGCGCCGTTTACAGGACAGGACCACAATGGCCCTGAGTGATTAACAGTGTCTGTGTTGCTGAAGGCTTCTTCCCATCGACAGGGGTTTGCTTCTCTGCtcttctattgttttttttgtttgttttgtttgttttaaccacAACACTGCAGGAACCTAAAGACACCGCCTGCAGCCAGCTGAGAACAGCTCCACTACAATGGAAGGAGCCAAGGAGCCCTGCAGTTAGGgtacattaattaattaagagaACTGGTGTGGTTTACAGTCGGCTCATCCTACGGGGACAGGTCATTAGGCTGCACATGGGGGATGGGCAGAGGAGTTGACGGCGAGGAGGTTGGCCTGCGCAGGACAGTGAAGTCATAATCTTTATTGCCTCAGAAGGATGAAGTGTGAAAAATCCCCCACAGCCTCATTCAGTGCATGGAGagtcaagctgctgctgctgctgctgctgctgctgaagcccaggaaaagaagaagaagaaaaaaaagaggctttgGCGCCAatcatttctgttatttcacatttgttttttctttgtgtcgATTGGTTCTTTTTTAATAggatactttttctttttcttatttatttattttttttaatggttagAAAATTCCTTAAGGGAAAGAAGCAATCCTGCCAGTGAAAATAACCAAATTGAAGTGACAGGTTTGCAATGATAATTCATATGTAAAAATAAGGAAGCACTACTGCTGAAATacaattaaatgcaaataaataaatctcggGCTGATTCATTTATAGGTTATTGCACAAGATGCAGCGCGGTGGAGCCGGTCGTTAACTCGCTGCACTGATGGGCAGTTTGAACTATAGTGATGCATCAGATTCTTATATTAATATGAAAAGTATTGCAGCTATCATGAAAAGAATGTATCTCTAAAATctgtaaaaacttaaaaaaatatatatcaattataatttttaacttttataatCATTAAATTATGCTTTGGTCCAATGAGGATGACTGTTAAGAACAATCTTTTAAGTTCTCCCTCATTATTCTCCATCAGATTCTGAGTGAATCACCCTTTactattcagtttttatttgttgttgttgtcatgctgCGGCTGTTCCCCTCTTATAAGAGTAAGAAGAATGTCTTTCTGATAATGAAAACACTATAGGAGCAGTTGAGACCTGCATATATTGACTTTTTAGTCAATTAAAGTTGCACATTtgtaaagtttttcttttcccattttctcCATCCTTTTAACCGCGCTTTGTCGCGTATAGAGCTGAATAGTGGGGGCTTATTCTCTGCACGTTACACTTCTCCAGTTACGCACACGCAACTGATCAattgttaatataaaatatggaTTAGTCCCACTTTAGTAACACATTTTGTACTTGAGCAAACATACTTTCAAAccgatggatggatggagttttaatagttttgttGTGAGCCGTCACCGTTTTCTTTGTCAGGAGAAAGTACAGATGAGCTGTCATTTGTCCAAGTTCGTATTCTCTTATTCTCTGCTGCCATTATTACTGTAATTTCCACACCCACAGCTGTATCTGAGCGGTCACATCCATGTCAAGGTTTCACTGAGATGACTGAAAAGACATTCCTGGTGTCTTTTAATGGGGGGTTTCACATGAAATGACACTCAAAGTAAGACTTTAatcaacagacaaaaaaagacattttatctttttttgtcttgctaAAAATGCTTCCTATTGTTCAGCAATCACCATAGAAACTGGGCTCCTGTGCATCATTTGCATTGGTGGATGATCATACACTTTGCACCCTTGAATCTGTAGCCCCCTTGAATCCCTGATTACGATCAGTGAGACGTATATATTACTGTATCGGCCCTACGCCGCATCCCGAGGGTTTCTGGTGATAATGTCCTTATTATCAGGACATTATCACCGTTATCGCTAAGAAAATAGCTCCGGGTGATTGGCTTTTGTTCAAGGTGTTGAATACAATCACAGTACCACCGCTCTGTCAGCTAGACCGCATCCAACCGGTGGCGTATGAAGGAGCCTGCTGCCCTGTTTATTCTGCTCGGGCAAAGCTTTGTGTTTTCGTCTTCGTTAAATTGTTCTGCGTCAAAGCAAATTTGAGCAAAGTTTGTGAAAATATTCTTCCTGTGTTCAGCCTGGCGAACAATTTATGCTTGAAAGAGGCAAAACGTCAAAACGTCACTTTTACCAGATGTTGTCAGAGAACAACATCTGGTAAAAGTGacgttttgtttcatttgacaTGTCATTTGCAAGACACTAAGCAGCGGATTCACCGCCCTCTCCTCTTACACTTCTTTGATTTCACAAAGGTCAACTTATCCCAGAACGTGCCATATATGTGAAGTGCCTCACGAACCCGGTGAGTGCACCTCCTGACATTTCAGCCCACCCAGAAGAAGTTTCAATACTGTATTGTTTATTGTAGCAGCATTAGCATGATAATGTCGCGCTGGATTCCAGATGAGGTGAAAGTAAACAGCATCATTTGATATGACAGATTCAGTCCGTTGCATAGTAATGTATGAATGGGAAATATCAGTTCTTCAGAAGTAATCTCCAGTGATACACAGGTGTGAGATTTTGGCaaatgcagtttcttttttgtggaTATAGGGATCTGTATGTAAATGTCAGGGGACAGAGCGAGATGCAATGTACATGATATTAGCACGTTATTTCTGAGGGtatttaagaaataaattaaatgcacGACAGGCATTGGGGACGTAATGAAGCAacatacatttcatttatgCTGGACAGatgcattaaatgtaaacagagTTTTTATTCCATATGATTATTACTGCATAGAGTTGTATTTAATTTTGGTCAAAAAGACCCCAGCAGGTCAAATGACTTCTCTGATACATTGTGTTAAAAGGTCTCATACAGTGGCTATGAGTATTTTCATGCTGGAGGAAACACTCTTGGAGTCATTAACAACCAGTATCAGGAGTAATGAGggccaaaaattaaacaaataaataaataaaaatacagaaatacagtaaaacaaagCATATGCACACTTTTAAAACTGACATTGTCTTTTACAAACTCTTTACAGGTTGCATCTTATTATTTGACGATATCTGCCCGTATTTTATCTCCAGCTCCTTGCATCCAGAGCGTATGAACTAGCACAGAACCAACGAGGACCCTTTAAGTGTTAATCAGTGGATGTGACTGCTTCAAAGCAAACATtcatacatttatattcatacGGCGTCCGCAGACTGTATTTCTCTGAGCAATGAGCAGCATCCTGGGGCGTTGGGGTGGCTCAGCTGGTgtgtcatcctcctcctttgtctcttgcaattatttctgtctctcactctaCCGGAAACTCggatcagattaagaaaaccacaaaaaaaaagaaaaaaaaagatccttttATCAGTGGAGCTCATGTGCACATTTCAACAGGAGACTGATCCCACTGTCCACCGTGCAAATGTGAATGCTGTGCTGAAAAGCTCAGCTTGCTCCCCTGACTTCTATGTGTCTTTATGTCTCCACTGGCTGGAACATTAAGGATGTGTGCACCAGTGATGATGGATACACATGACACAACCAATGACTCAAACTTCCATCTCTGCAACATTAAAATTGTGTTGTAGATGACTAATAAATATACGTTATATACCGCAGACGCCATGCGTCTTTCTTCTGAGACAGTTGCAgtctttctgttttgtcattAGATGTGAGGCGGGATTGTTTCCTGACGAAATTGATCGCTTCCTAGTTTGACTGAACATGGCAAGCCATTCAATTTAGAGTGAGAAAATTGCTGGGAGGATGAGATGGCCACGAGTCAAGAGTGACAGCTTGGTTACTACAGTGATGTgtcgggggtgggggtgtggggatATGGGGGGTGCAGCCTTCAGTAGTGCAGcatgaggaactgcagcttgtCAAAAGTTAGCAGTTTTCTAAGCAGTGATGTCTACATTGCAGAGTCAGTTTGTTCTAGTGTCAGTTTGATTAACTTTGTAGCTTTTGAACAAGaatgtagcaaaaaaaaaacaaaacaagaaatgtaGCTGCTATTACTCTTATATTTATTCAGACCAAAAGCAAGAAAGTTAACAATTTACTATAAACATTGAATATGTTGCTCATATGGATAATGCACAGAAATGTTGTTTGCAGGGCATAGGGCTTCAACAGGGGTTCTGCGACCCCTAGAGGCTCAGCagtggtactgcagggggtcgtaaaatctttggttgattagacattttatatatatataatttttcccccacaaattcagatttctttaaatacccattaacatgaatccaacatgttccAGTAAACCACTTGTTTCATttagtgatacaggagctgtctcaacagcgcccACAATAGCcaacacctgtcaatctaagcctcctgtacacggtaggccccgccccatATCAcggctgagccaatcacagggccCCATAGGCTGCatat encodes:
- the tmie gene encoding transmembrane inner ear expressed protein translates to MVGEQPVCPPQLLLRGWGTVLLSQCWSSVSSQVPDPELLPTEPPKKPDPVTSETVVFWGLRLWQVIGIFSVFVLAVVITLCCIFKCRIPRTKKEIEARHAQRQAAKKYANTLETVPPLNELTEIPGSAKAEEKEEVTTVSGKVDGEKGEKKPKEGKKEGKSAKEGKGDEKDEPTKKKGEKGEKGEKGEKGASKKDTEGKGKKPAEKGDKGEKGEKGGKGGAKGGAKKAQK